The DNA segment TCCGACAGCACAGGTAACTGATCCGGCTGACCAGGTAGTTTGCAACGGAGCATCGACAGCAACTGTTACATTTGCAACAATTGTCAGCGGCGGAACCACAAATTATACATGGACCAATGACCTGGTAAGTATAGGTCTTGGAGCAAGCGGCAGCGGCGATATACCTTTCTTCACAGCTTCTAATGCAACAACAGCTCCGGTAACGGCCAATATCACAGTTACCCTCATTTTACTAATGGTTCAGTAACATGCGACGGACCAGCTCAGATCTTTACCATAACTGTCAACCCGACAGCTCAGGTTAATGATCCAGCCAATCAGGTGGTATACAACGGTGGTGCAGTGGCACCAGTTACATTTGCCACACTTAACACCATTGGTACTACAACCTATGCCTGGACAAACTCAGAACCTGGCATCTATAGGACTTGCAGCTTCAGGTACAGGTGATATTGCATCCTTTAATGCAGTTAATACAGGTACATCACCTGTGGTTGCAACAATCACAGTAACGCCAACATTTGCAAACGGTTCAGTAAACTGTTCCGGTCCTGCACAGACCTTCACAATTACTGTTAATCCGACAGGTCAGGTCAACGACCCTGCCGATCAGGTTGTATGTAATAATGCACCAGTGGCAGCAGTAACTTTTGGAACTGTAAATACCGGAGGTACAACTACTACTTATGCCTGGACCAATTCGGCACCCGGCATCGGGCTTGCGGCATCCGGCTCTGGTAATATAGCTTCATTCACAGCACTTAATGCTACTACAGCTCCTGTTGTTGCGACTATAGTTGTTACACCAACATTTAAGAATGGTGGTGTTGATTGCGTAGGACCTACACAGACATTTACAATAACAGTAAATCCGACAGGTCAGGTTAATGATCCGGCCAATCAGGTTGTCTGCAACGGCGGAACAACAACAGCGGTTGCATTTGGTACACTGAACACAGGAGGTACCACAACATACAGCTGGACTAATTCAGCTACGAGCATCGGGCTTGCGGCGTCCGGCACAGGAGATATTGCGGCCTTTACAGCATCCAATATCACTACAGCACCTGTTATAGCGACCATAACTGTTACACCGCACTTTGAAAACGGTTCAGTAACATGCGATGGTCCGGTTCAGACATTTACAATAACAGTAAATCCAACAGGTCAGGTTAATGATCCTGCCGATCAGGTTGTATGTAACGGAGATCTTACCACACTTGTGACCTTCACTACAAACAATACAGGAGGGACAACAACTTATACCTGGACGAACTCAACAGCGGGCATGGGGCTTGGGCGCGGCACAGGTGATATTGCTCCTTTACTGCAATAATGCAGGCACACCAGTTGTGGCAACTATAACTGTAACTCCGCACTTTGATAACGGTGCCCCGGTTTGCGATGGTCCGGCACAAACCTTTACAATAACTGTAAATCCGACAGGACAGGTAAATGACCCTGCTGATCAGGTAGTATGTAAGGGCTCATCAACTACAACTGTGCTCTTTGGTACAACAAACACAGGAGGAACGACAACCTATACATGGGTGAATTCGGCTCCCGGCATCGGGCTTGCGGCATCCGGATCAGGTAATATTACGGCATTCTCTGCAACAAATGCAGGAACAACACCTCTTGTCGGAACGATTACTGTGACTCCTCATTTCTCAAATGGTTCAGTAATTTGTGACGGTCCTGATCAGACATTTACAATTACTGTTAATCCGACTGCACAGGTTAACGACCCGGTTAATCAGGTTGTATGTAACGGACTTCCTGTTGCTGCTGTTAATTTCGTAACAGTAAACACAGGAGGAACAACAACATTCAACTGGGTTAATGACAATACCACTATCGGTCTCGCGGCAAGCGGAACGGGTAACATAGTAAGTTTTAACGGCATCAATACAGGGACATCTCCCGAAGTTGCTACTATAATTGTCACCCCGACCTTTGACAATGGTTCGGTAACATGTACCGGTCCTTCACAGAGCTTTACAATAACTGTAAATCCGTCGGGTCAGGTTAATGATCCTGTTGACCAGGTAGTATGCAATGGTTCAAATACCACAGCCGTTGCCTTCACTACAGCAAATTCAGGAGGCACAACCACATATTCCTGGGCAAATGACAATACCACGATAAATCTGGCCGCTACCGGAACAGGTAATATTCCAGTATTTACAGCGACTAACACGGGTGTGTCGCCTGTGGTGGCAACAATAACTGTTACGCCTCATTTCACAAACGGCTCGGTAACATGCGATGGTCCGGTTCAGACCTTTACAATAACAGTCAATCCGACTGCCCATGTAAATGATCCTGTCAACCAGGTAGTATGCAACGGACTGCCGACAACAGCGGTTACATTCACCACCAATAATCTTGGCGGAACAGTTACCTATAACTGGACAAATAATGCTTCAGCAATAGGTCTGGCTGCAAGCGGTTCGGGAAATATTGCATCATTCAATGCAGTTAACCTTGGGACCTCACCTGTAATTGCAACTATTACAGTTACCCCGTCGTTTGATAATGGTTCGGTAGCCTGCACAGGTCCTTCACAGACCTTTACAATAACAGTAAATCCGACAGGACAGGTTAATGATCCTGCAAACCAGGTAGTATGCAATGGTTCACTTTCAACACCTGTTTCGTTCAGTACAACAAATACAGGCGGAACAACCACATACTCATGGGTTAACGACAATCTGGCTATTGGTCTTGGGGCAGGAACAACAGGAAACATTGCTGCCTTTACAGCAACAAATGCAACCCTGGCTCCGATAGTTGCGAACATTACGGTAACACCACATTATACAAACGGAGCAGTAACATGCGATGGTCCGGCTGAGACTTTTACAATAACAGTCAATCCTTCAGGAAACGTTGCAGATCCTCTTGATCAGGCACTATGTAACGGGCAGACAACAAACCTTGTTACTTTCACAACCGGGAACTCAGGTGGAACTACAACCTATAGCTGGACCAATTCGGCGACCGGTATCGGGCTTGCGGCTTCCGGGACAGGAGATATTGCAGCCTTCACGGCTTCCAATATTACTTCAGCTCCTGTCGTTGCGACAATAACAGTTACTCCGCACTTTACTAACGGTTCTGTTACATGTAATGGTCCTGTACAGACATTCACAATAACAGTCAATCCGACTGCACAGGTTAATGATCCGGCTAATGAAACAGTTTGTGCCGGTGATATGACAACTACAGTGGTCTTTGGAACACTCAACACTGGCGGGACAACAACCTACGACTGGACCAATGATAATGCTACAATCGGATTGGCAGCACTAGGATCTGGAGATATAGCCTCGTTTGCAGCAGTAAATGCCGGAACGGCACCTGTAACTGCAACAATAACAGTAACTCCAACATTTACAAACGGAGCTGTCAGCTGCACTGGTCCGGCCCAGACATTCACAATAACAGTAAATCCGGCAGGTCAGGTCAACGATCCGGCTAACCAGGTAGTCTGCAGCGGTTCTTCGACTGCTACTGTCCTCTTTGGAACACTGAATACGGGTGGATCCACTACATATTCATGGACCAACGATCTGCCATCAATCGGTCTGGCAGCAAGCGGAACAGGAAGCATTCCATTCTTTACTGCAACAAATGCAAGTACTGCTCCTGTTGTGGCAACGATAGAGGTTACACCTCATTATACGAATAACTCGGTTACCTGCGATGGAACACCACAGACATTTACAATAACTGTCAATCCAAAAGGACAGGTGAACGATCCGGCTAACCAGGTTGTTTGCAACGGACTACCGGTAACAGCAATAAACTTTACTACAAATAATACCGGCGGAACAACTACCTATACCTGGGTGAATAATACACCATCTATTGGTCTGGCTGCATCAGGAACAGGTCCTATAGCTTCATTTAATGCAGCTAATTTGGGAACCTCTCCTGTTACAGCAACAATAACAGTAACACCTCACTTTGATAATGGTGCACCGATATGCGATGGCACTGCTGAGACCTTTACAATAACTGTAAATCCGACTGGTCAGGTCAACGATCCTGCCAATCAGGTAGTATGTAATGGTGCCCCGGTATCAGCTGTCAACTTCAGCACCAATAACCTGGGAGGTAGCACAACCTATAGCTGGACGAATTCGGCTCCGGGCATAGGGCTTGCTGCTTTAGGTACTGGTAATATTGCTACATTCAATGCTGTCAATCTCGGTACAGTGCCAGTTGTAGCAACAGTAACAGTTACACCACATTTCTTAAACGGTGCGGTTACATGTGACGGTCCGGCTGAGACCTTTACAATAACAGTCAATCCGACAGCCCAGGTAAATGATCCGGCTGATCAGGTTGTATGTAACGGTTTCCCGACAACCCTGGTTACTTTCGGAACATTAAATACAGGAGGAACTACCACCTACACCTGGACTAATTCGGCAAGCGGTATTGGGCTTGCGGCTTCCGGTTCAGGAGACATAGCATCATTTAATGCTGTTAATACCGGTACCACACCAATAGTGGCATCGATAGTAGTGACTCCTCATTTTGATAATGGTTCGGTAACATGCAATGGTCCGGCACAGACATTCACAATAACTGTCAACCCGACGGCACAGGTGAACGATCCTGCCAACCTGGTTGTATGTAACACAGATAATATAGCAGTTACATTTACAACAGGCAATTCAGGAGGAGTAACAACCTATACATGGACTAACTCGACACCGGGCATTGGTCTTGCGGCTTCCGGCATTGGTAATATAGCGTCATTTGCAGCAACTAATGCAACTACTGCCCCGATTACAGCGACAATAACCGTAACACCAACATTTACAAATGGTGTGGCTTGTGCTGGTCCCGATCAGACATTCACAATAACTGTGAATCCGACTGGTCAGGTTACCGATCCTGCAGATCAGGTTGTTTGCAATGGTTCGTTTACAGCACCGGTTAATTTCGCAACAGTAAATACAGGCGGAACAACAACCTATACATGGACAAACGATCTTACAAGCATTGGTCTGGCAGCATCCGGTACCGGAAATATTTCTGCATTCCCTGCTGTAAATACAGGTACTTCACCGGTTACTGCAACAATTACAGTTATACCTCACTTCAGCAATAGTCTGGTTACATGTGATGGTCCGGCCCAGACATTCACAATAATAGTGAATCCGACCGCACAAGTTACTGACCCTGTCGATCAGGTTGTTTGCAATGGCGCTCCGGTAACTGCTGTTAATTTTGCAACAGTAAACACCGGAGGAACAACAACTTATGCATGGACCAATTCGGCAACCGGCATGGGGCTTGCGGCGAGCGGCACTGGAAATATTGCTTCGTTTACAGGTACAAATACCGGTACGGCACCTATTGTAGCCACCATAACAGTTACACCAACCTTTAATAACGGTTCAGTAAATTGTACCGGTCCTGCACAGACTTTCACAATAACTGTGAATCCGACAGGTCAGGTGAACGATCCTGCCAACCAGGTTGTATGTAACGGAGCAACTGCAACAGCAATTAACTTTACCACATCCAACACAGGAGGAACCACAACATACGACTGGACAAATGACAGTCCAAGTATTGGTCTGGCGGCTGCCGGCTCAGGAAATATTGCAGCATTTACAGCTGTAAATACCGGAGTGACTCCTGTAGTTGCAACGATAACTGTTACTCCTCATTTTGCCAACGGTTCAGTAACATGTACCGGTCCGGCAGAAACATTTACAATAACAGTAAATCCGACACCAAATGTATCAACGGCCAGTCCGCTTACAATCTGTAGCGCTACCACAACCAATATTGCACTCACAAGCAACATTGCAGGAGCTACCTACACATGGACAGTCGGATCAGTATCGGGAGGAATAACAGGAGCAAGTGCTTCGAGCGGATCAACAATTGCACAGATACTTATCAATCCGGGAACAACTCCGGGCTCAGTGACCTATGCAGTTACACCTACAGCAGGCGGATGTTCAGGATTACCTGTTAATATCACTGTTGCTGTTAATCCTACACCTAATGTATCAACTGTAGGCCCAACAACAATCTGCAGTGCAACATCAACAAATATTGCTCTTAGCAGCAGTGTTGCAGGTACTACATTCACCTGGACAATAGGTACAATAACAGGAGGAATTACCGGAGCTACACCTGCAGGAGGTGCAAATATCGCACAGATCCTCACCAATCCGGGAACAACAGCAGGAACTGTTGAATATATAGTTACACCGACAGCTAATTCATGTCCGGGATTACCGGTAACTGTTGTAATAACAGTCAATCCAACCCCTGATGTAACAACAGCAAGTGTAACAACAATATGTAACTCAGCAACTACAAATATTGCACTTGCAAGCGGAGTTGCCGGGACAACATTCAGCTGGACAATCGGAGGAGTA comes from the Bacteroidales bacterium genome and includes:
- a CDS encoding gliding motility-associated C-terminal domain-containing protein; translated protein: MATITVTPHFDNGAPVCDGPAQTFTITVNPTGQVNDPADQVVCKGSSTTTVLFGTTNTGGTTTYTWVNSAPGIGLAASGSGNITAFSATNAGTTPLVGTITVTPHFSNGSVICDGPDQTFTITVNPTAQVNDPVNQVVCNGLPVAAVNFVTVNTGGTTTFNWVNDNTTIGLAASGTGNIVSFNGINTGTSPEVATIIVTPTFDNGSVTCTGPSQSFTITVNPSGQVNDPVDQVVCNGSNTTAVAFTTANSGGTTTYSWANDNTTINLAATGTGNIPVFTATNTGVSPVVATITVTPHFTNGSVTCDGPVQTFTITVNPTAHVNDPVNQVVCNGLPTTAVTFTTNNLGGTVTYNWTNNASAIGLAASGSGNIASFNAVNLGTSPVIATITVTPSFDNGSVACTGPSQTFTITVNPTGQVNDPANQVVCNGSLSTPVSFSTTNTGGTTTYSWVNDNLAIGLGAGTTGNIAAFTATNATLAPIVANITVTPHYTNGAVTCDGPAETFTITVNPSGNVADPLDQALCNGQTTNLVTFTTGNSGGTTTYSWTNSATGIGLAASGTGDIAAFTASNITSAPVVATITVTPHFTNGSVTCNGPVQTFTITVNPTAQVNDPANETVCAGDMTTTVVFGTLNTGGTTTYDWTNDNATIGLAALGSGDIASFAAVNAGTAPVTATITVTPTFTNGAVSCTGPAQTFTITVNPAGQVNDPANQVVCSGSSTATVLFGTLNTGGSTTYSWTNDLPSIGLAASGTGSIPFFTATNASTAPVVATIEVTPHYTNNSVTCDGTPQTFTITVNPKGQVNDPANQVVCNGLPVTAINFTTNNTGGTTTYTWVNNTPSIGLAASGTGPIASFNAANLGTSPVTATITVTPHFDNGAPICDGTAETFTITVNPTGQVNDPANQVVCNGAPVSAVNFSTNNLGGSTTYSWTNSAPGIGLAALGTGNIATFNAVNLGTVPVVATVTVTPHFLNGAVTCDGPAETFTITVNPTAQVNDPADQVVCNGFPTTLVTFGTLNTGGTTTYTWTNSASGIGLAASGSGDIASFNAVNTGTTPIVASIVVTPHFDNGSVTCNGPAQTFTITVNPTAQVNDPANLVVCNTDNIAVTFTTGNSGGVTTYTWTNSTPGIGLAASGIGNIASFAATNATTAPITATITVTPTFTNGVACAGPDQTFTITVNPTGQVTDPADQVVCNGSFTAPVNFATVNTGGTTTYTWTNDLTSIGLAASGTGNISAFPAVNTGTSPVTATITVIPHFSNSLVTCDGPAQTFTIIVNPTAQVTDPVDQVVCNGAPVTAVNFATVNTGGTTTYAWTNSATGMGLAASGTGNIASFTGTNTGTAPIVATITVTPTFNNGSVNCTGPAQTFTITVNPTGQVNDPANQVVCNGATATAINFTTSNTGGTTTYDWTNDSPSIGLAAAGSGNIAAFTAVNTGVTPVVATITVTPHFANGSVTCTGPAETFTITVNPTPNVSTASPLTICSATTTNIALTSNIAGATYTWTVGSVSGGITGASASSGSTIAQILINPGTTPGSVTYAVTPTAGGCSGLPVNITVAVNPTPNVSTVGPTTICSATSTNIALSSSVAGTTFTWTIGTITGGITGATPAGGANIAQILTNPGTTAGTVEYIVTPTANSCPGLPVTVVITVNPTPDVTTASVTTICNSATTNIALASGVAGTTFSWTIGGVTGSVSGATASNGTTIAQTLYNTGLTPGTVTYIVTPTANSCSGLPTNIVVTVNPSTGPTSFTTGALEVCQDAPDETYTATATNSTSILYSVLPATAGTINATTGIMDWAPAFFGNATITATSAGLCGTTVGSVTVRVKRLPSIATSPVAAVTCEFGQVNFDVTANGDDLSYQWEVDPNTGTFAPVTGGIYSGIASSTLQIWSADRTMNNYKYRVVVSGCLPDVTSASALLTVNTAPELTVHPKDSVICLGATTTMNAASLGTGIVWTWYVNKGTGGFVPVVADTHFSFATTVSSDTTKTTLTITDALATYNNWIFRAQAKGTCGAAVNTNFGRLSVTNPPVVALQPVLKVICENGSTNFLGNGSGYMNLQWQVSTNAGATWTNITDDAVTYVGAATNQLSVLNAPVTLNNNQYRLAFIGSCTTVYSNGVTLTVNPNPIVNFTADVNACGGVPLVLNNDPLNPSGGTLPYTQHRWTGDVGPLNLYTVKSPTFSSQISGTYTLIYKVTDSKTCTATDTLKVIVDSPSADFTQDIDNGCTPLTVKYTKDMTGIAKFWWDFNDGSPLDSLQANPSHTFVNSSKTAISYYNVKLKVRSPGGCIKTYTSLVTVYPAVKATFTATTDTICSGKTVTFTGISGASKYFWDYGDAVSAYAGSNSTHLYTNPGTTPLDLNVKLTTTSFYNCTADTTIKIVVMPVPVAQFSASPVSQVYKVGGNPVSFTNLTNTGNWTYKWNFDDGTTSTAANPSHSFADLGDYDVTLEVTNGSCSDKVMHTVSVTPKAPIASFDKIPDGCEPVSFTAVNTSQNTEIPGTTYFWEFGDGGISTAKNPEYTYFDPGIYVIKLTVRGPGGEDDTLQTIHVNPSPKAYFEVAPTFVFVNDEKVRGFNLSTPAIGNTYLWEFGDGDTSHVKEPFHKYMEPGVFDITLSAYSNNGCYDKFILSPGVTVEPAGDIRFSTVFTPNKDGEIDGDMGNINSGNMDMFFFPPIQEKVQKYKLQIFNRLGVLLFESRNINNAWNGYYKGKLCPQGVYIWYVEGKYSNGEPFKKVGDVTLLH